The nucleotide sequence cagtagttaactcaacgcaaggagtgcaaacacttcaagtgcttcagaagtgtgagcaaagagtaggcgaaggtcagtaatcagctcgatgcatggagtataacctcgaggaggcgggcgaagtcaagtaacctttgccttctcaactcttaagagaatgggcaaaactgagtgccctaattctcttatctatctagcagaggagctctacatatgttcaaagacccttcgaagataatagaagacaatagttgttaaatcctcaccaacggtgatcagtattactgagagtagattgtccgcttcatttcccaatgaaatgccaatcgaaagcggaagtgatgcgaacctacttagatgtgacaactaagtgaaagaagagtcaatgagcaaattttgtggaggaaggacccaaaacttcagaagtttgcgaggcgatattcgttaaagctccaacaagcatccacctagttcaagtagcatgagacatttgagagactagcgcagtaaggatggtcttttccttcatctggaggatccgcaagaaccaacagggatcaacacaactcagccaaccccacactagagttagagtcattggtgagttgaagtagcatggcggatcaaaggttcgactactaaaaaatagcaacggagagcaattgggagccaagaggcgcgttgcagctagagcagaagattgaagactcagcaaaggcgaggagttgcagtgtcgacaaaggcttcgacgaggacgtcgaaggaataagtgggggagaatgtcacggacaaacttctaaacaggatgtttgatgtaatccttatgaatgtccgtgtcttttggtatattaatactttgcacagtatgtagagagacgaccgaaggcttaatagtcccattttagttaggttggtggtcgttttaggcttgtaagtaAAGGTTGTCATGTGgatacgtgcgagagatttttgatctataatggaccattttaccctttgttgtgtaactgttcagagcttgtaaagtctgtttgtaatttgcattgtctatgaagtgttttcggagatgtttgcttgtagatcccgagtgaggcgttttctctatcttgttctctcttttgtgggttctaagggaccatgggaggcttcggggaggctgacctttgcagacggacatgcaagggtgccgcatgactcaggcaaaaccaactaagtccgtgacaatagttCGACTACACATGTGCATGAATAATATGGTGTCGTTTTGATGAAGTTGGAGGTCTTTTGAGGTCATTGTGGGTGTGCTTATTAGCTCCAACGATAATATGAACGAAGATCGAGGTTGAGTGTGAGTTTTCTGATCTAATCCCTTCGACGTCTAAGTTAGTTTTGAAGTGAGGTGAAGTAAGATGGAATCGATAAAAAGATAACCGACCTTGATTCGCATGTTAGAGATAGACTTTTATATCGGGTAAAAATAAGATGAagcattttagataatatattttaagaGGTAACGTTTGTTTTGTACTAATGTTCATGTGCACGAATCAAGGATGTAAGTCCTATCTCTCCTATGTCACCTTGATTATCATGTGTTAGATGATGattgattaataatattttacttacaactatatatatatattaaaaaattttaaaatttcaataTATGAGAGGAAACTGACCGTTTCTGTGAGTTTATCCAAACTCACAATTTCTATACATAGTATCCACTCACATTCAATAACGTAAGTATAGAATAATTAAAACCTAATTTCAATAGTTGTTTTGCTTGATACATAAGTTTTTACATATTTGGATTTCTTGTTCTTCAACCATACTGATTTTATaaatccaaaaatatttatcaatctcagtatttctttaaagaaaaaatatatattactcgACTGAGAAAAATACAGAGGAGCCTTTCACATCAAAATGCAAGAGCTAATCGAAGTCCGGCTGGTTCGGACGGGAAACGAGACGGACCCGAAGCTTACCAGACTCGGACCCTTTCTGCAAATCCAACGGCTGACATGCCCTTTGATCTTCTAGCACTAATTTCTTTGATTCACATAGAGATCTCTTTATATGCTCGAGCCCCAAAGGAATTATATCTTGCTATCAGATTCCTAGTTGTGTCCGCTCTTCCTTCCGGCGATGGACGGCCACCAAGCCCCTCGCAAGGGCGACGACGCCGACGACGATCGCTGGAGTGACGCCCTCGATTGCATcccctctcctctctctcccGCCTCACCTGCGGCACCTGCCGCTGCCCTCGCCTCCCTTCCGGCCCCTGTGGAACCAGGCGAGCCGGACGACGCGGAACGGCTCGCGACCAAGCCTGACCTCCCTGACCCTTCCTCTCTCCAAACACCCGACGTAATGGCGCCCGCCGTGGCGTTGGCCGCTGCCGACGAGCTTCCGCCGTCCTCTACCTCCACCTCCtcagacgacgacgatgacgccTCCGCCCGGAAGAAGCAGCGGCCTCTGTCCTCCTTCGTCTCCCTATCCTCCTCCTCTGCCGCCGCCGTGCCGctcccgccgccgcctcctcccgccgccaccaccgccgcGAAGAAGCCTAAGAAGAAGAGCAACAATGTCTGGTCGAAATCCACCTCGCGGAAGGGAAAGAAAAAGGGGAAATCGGGCAACAACCACCACGCCGCCTCCGTGGAGGACACTGTCCTCATGACCCCGGTTCCCCGGTTCCCGGACAAGACCGACGACACCCCTGAGGCGAAGATATGCCTGTCGAGGGTGTATAAGGCGGAGAAGGTGGAGCTCAGCGATGACCGGTTGTCGGCCGGCAGCACCAAAGGGTACCGCATGGTCCGGGCCACCAGAGGGGTGCAGGAGGGTGCGTGGTACTTCGAGATCAAGGTGGTGAGGCTGGGTGAGACGGGGCACACAAGGCTCGGGTGGACGACGGAGAAAGGGGACCTCCAGGCACCGGTGGGGTATGACGGGAATAGCTTCGGTTATAGGGACATTGATGGCACTAAGATACACAAGGCACTGAGGGAGAAGTATGGGGAAGAGGGGTATACTGAAGGGGATGTCATTGGGTTCTACATTAATATTCCAGATGGAGCTTCGTATGCACCGAAGCCTCCTCACTTGATCTGGTACAAGGGGCAGAGGTACGTGTATTCGGTTGATGGGAAAGATGACCCTCCAAAAGTTGTGCCAGGTTAGCTCTTCCTCTCAATAGT is from Musa acuminata AAA Group cultivar baxijiao chromosome BXJ3-8, Cavendish_Baxijiao_AAA, whole genome shotgun sequence and encodes:
- the LOC135643980 gene encoding protein TRAUCO-like gives rise to the protein MDGHQAPRKGDDADDDRWSDALDCIPSPLSPASPAAPAAALASLPAPVEPGEPDDAERLATKPDLPDPSSLQTPDVMAPAVALAAADELPPSSTSTSSDDDDDASARKKQRPLSSFVSLSSSSAAAVPLPPPPPPAATTAAKKPKKKSNNVWSKSTSRKGKKKGKSGNNHHAASVEDTVLMTPVPRFPDKTDDTPEAKICLSRVYKAEKVELSDDRLSAGSTKGYRMVRATRGVQEGAWYFEIKVVRLGETGHTRLGWTTEKGDLQAPVGYDGNSFGYRDIDGTKIHKALREKYGEEGYTEGDVIGFYINIPDGASYAPKPPHLIWYKGQRYVYSVDGKDDPPKVVPGSEISFFKNGVCQGVAFTDLFGGRYYPAASMYTLPNQPNCEVRFNFGPDFEYFPQDFGGRQIPCPMSEVPYHGFDGKVEGPAENGFSEKTS